From Xanthomonas citri pv. mangiferaeindicae:
CGCCGCGTACACGGCGCGCGTGTCCCATTGACTGCCCGCCGCGCTGCGGCGGCGGGCAGGGTGCCTGTCCGATCCGGGATCAGGCTGCCTGCTTGCTGGCCAGCTGACGCAGCACGTAGTGCAGCAGCCCGCCGTGGCGAAAGTACTCCACTTCCTTCGGGGTCAGCAGCAGCACGTGGACCTCGAAGCGGATCTGGCGGCCGTCGGCCTTGGTCGCCACCACCTGCGCGCGCTTGGCGCGGCCGTCGTCGAGACCGGTGATGTCGATCGTCTCGGTCCCGTCCAGCCCCAGCGTCTGCGCGTTCTCGCCGTCCTGGAACCTGCACGGCAGCACGCCCATGCCGACCAGGTTGGAGCGGTGGATGCGCTCGAAGCTTTCGGCGATCACCGCCTTGACGCCGAGCAGGTTGGTGCCCTTGGCCGCCCAGTCGCGCGAGGAGCCGGTGCCATACTCCTTGCCGGCGAACACCACCAGCGGGACGCCATCGGCGCGGTACTTCATCGCCGCGTCGTAGATCGCCAGCTTTTCCGGCTCGCCCTTGCCGAAGTAGAGCGTGTTGCCGCCTTCCTCGCCACCGAAGAACAGGTTCTTGATGCGGATGTTGGCGAAGGTGCCGCGGACCATCACGTCGTCGTTGCCGCGGCGCGAGCCATAGCTGTTGAAGTCCGCCGGCTGGACGCCGCGCGACTGCAGGAACCGCCCGGCGGGTGAGTCCTTCTTGATGTTGCCGGCCGGCGAGATGTGGTCGGTGGTGATCGAGTCGCCGAACAGGCCCATCACCCGCGCACCGTGGATGTCGTCGATGCTGCCCACATCCATGGTCATGCCCTCGAAGTAGGGCGGGTTCTTGATGTACGTCGAGCTCTCGTCCCAGGCATAGAGTTCGCCGTCGGGCGACTCGATGGTGTTCCAGCGCGTGTCGCCCCTGAAGACGTCGGCGTAGTTCTTGGCGAACATCTCCGGGCCGATCGTGCGTGCGATGAAATCGCCGATCTCCTTGTTCGACGGCCAGATGTCGCGCAGGTAGACCGGGTTGCCGTCCTGGTCCTTGCCCAGCGGATCGTGGGCCAGGTCGATATCGACGGTGCCGGCGATCGCGTAGGCGACCACCAACGGTGGCGAGGCGAGGTAGTTCATCTTGACCTCACCGTGGATGCGGCCCTCGAAGTTGCGGTTGCCCGACAGCACTGCCGCGACTGCGAGGTCGTTCTCGGCGATGCCCTTGGACACCGCATCGGGCAGCGGGCCCGAGTTGCCGATACAGGTTGTGCAGCCGTAGCCGACGACGTAGAAGCCGAGCTTCTGCAGGTCGTCCATCAAGCCGGCCTTTTCGAGGTAGTCGGTGACCACCAGCGAGCCGGGCCCCAACGAGGTCTTGACCCACGGCGCTGCCTTCAGGCCCTTGGCCGCGGCATTGCGCGCGAGCAGGCCGGCACCGAGCATCACCGCCGGGTTGGAGGTGTTGGTGCAGGAGGTGATCGCGGCGATGACCACCGAGCCGTCGGTGAGCTCGTGTTCGCCGTCCTCGAGAGTGATCTTCGACACCGGCCGGGCGGCCAGGCGTTCGGCCTGCGGCTGGCCGCCGCCTTCCTTCTCGAAGCGGTCGATCTGCGCATCGTTGGCGGCATCGCGGCGTGCGGTGAGCGCACCGACGTTGTCGCGGAAATTCTGTTGCACGTCCTCCAGCAGCACGCGGTCCTGCGGGCGCTTGGGCCCGGCCAGCGACGGCCGCACGTCGCCCATGTCGAGCGTGAGCACGCTGCTGTACTCGGCCTCGGGTGCGCCGGGCTCGTGCCAGAGCTGCTGCGCCTTGGCGTAGGCCTCGACCAGGGCGATCTGCGCCTCGCTGCGGCCCGACAGGCGCAGATAGCTCAGCGATTCGGCGTCGATCGGGAAGATGCCGCAGGTCGCGCCGTACTCGGGCGCCATGTTGCCGATCGTCGCGCGGTCGGCGAGCGGCAGATGCTGCAGCCCGTCGCCGAAGAACTCCACGAACTTGCCGACCACGCCGTGCTTGCGCAGCATCTGGGTGACGGTCAGCACCAGGTCGGTCGCGGTCGCGCCCTCGGGCAGCCGGCCGGTGAGCTTGAAGCCGACGACCTGCGGGATCAGCATCGACGAGGGTTGGCCGAGCATCGCGGCCTCGGCCTCGATGCCGCCCACGCCCCAGCCCAGCACGCCGATGCCGTTGATCATCGTGGTGTGCGAGTCGGTCCCGAACACGGTGTCAGGGTAGGCCCAGCGCGTGCCGTCCTCGCGCTCGGCGGTCATGACCACGCGCGCCAGATGTTCGAGATTGACCTGGTGGACGATGCCGGTGTTGGGCGGGACCACCTTGAAGTTGTCGAACGCCTTCTGGCCCCAGCGCAGGAAGCCGTAGCGCTCCTTGTTGCGCTCGAACTCGATCTTGCCGTTAAGATCGAGCGCGTCGGGCCGGCCGAACACGTCGACCTGCACCGAGTGGTCGATGACCAGTTCGGAGGGGATCAGCGGATTGATCTGCTCGGGCCGTCCGCCCAGGCGCACCACCGCATCGCGCATCGCCGCCAGGTCGACCACGCAGG
This genomic window contains:
- a CDS encoding aconitate hydratase 1 — translated: MTDSFSTRADLDVAGQRYTYASLPALAAKFDIARLPYSMKILLENLLRHEDGETVTARHIEAVANWQATAEPDTEIAFMPARVVLQDFTGVPCVVDLAAMRDAVVRLGGRPEQINPLIPSELVIDHSVQVDVFGRPDALDLNGKIEFERNKERYGFLRWGQKAFDNFKVVPPNTGIVHQVNLEHLARVVMTAEREDGTRWAYPDTVFGTDSHTTMINGIGVLGWGVGGIEAEAAMLGQPSSMLIPQVVGFKLTGRLPEGATATDLVLTVTQMLRKHGVVGKFVEFFGDGLQHLPLADRATIGNMAPEYGATCGIFPIDAESLSYLRLSGRSEAQIALVEAYAKAQQLWHEPGAPEAEYSSVLTLDMGDVRPSLAGPKRPQDRVLLEDVQQNFRDNVGALTARRDAANDAQIDRFEKEGGGQPQAERLAARPVSKITLEDGEHELTDGSVVIAAITSCTNTSNPAVMLGAGLLARNAAAKGLKAAPWVKTSLGPGSLVVTDYLEKAGLMDDLQKLGFYVVGYGCTTCIGNSGPLPDAVSKGIAENDLAVAAVLSGNRNFEGRIHGEVKMNYLASPPLVVAYAIAGTVDIDLAHDPLGKDQDGNPVYLRDIWPSNKEIGDFIARTIGPEMFAKNYADVFRGDTRWNTIESPDGELYAWDESSTYIKNPPYFEGMTMDVGSIDDIHGARVMGLFGDSITTDHISPAGNIKKDSPAGRFLQSRGVQPADFNSYGSRRGNDDVMVRGTFANIRIKNLFFGGEEGGNTLYFGKGEPEKLAIYDAAMKYRADGVPLVVFAGKEYGTGSSRDWAAKGTNLLGVKAVIAESFERIHRSNLVGMGVLPCRFQDGENAQTLGLDGTETIDITGLDDGRAKRAQVVATKADGRQIRFEVHVLLLTPKEVEYFRHGGLLHYVLRQLASKQAA